One Arachis duranensis cultivar V14167 unplaced genomic scaffold, aradu.V14167.gnm2.J7QH unplaced_Scaffold_232525, whole genome shotgun sequence DNA segment encodes these proteins:
- the LOC127744063 gene encoding transcription factor MYB13-like, giving the protein MVRTPLCDKSGMRKGTWTPEEDKKLVAYVTRYGCWNWRLLPKFAGLERCGKSCRLRWMNYLRPNIKRGNYTPEEEDTIITLHQTLGNRWSLIAANLPGRTDNEIKNHWHTVLKKRIQDKSSSGTGKGSKAGKAKASYKVKNNNNNNYDSPTTLMEQDFNNIGASCDDRRHNNSPLSPQPSSSGFSCVTTDTETAAINHEDNNLIILENNNNDYGELGFFDAYDEPVSADFWTEPYLIDFSYVPPSSEEYFLNPIWDIEFWGQNSLYLE; this is encoded by the exons ATGGTGAGAACCCCTTTGTGTGACAAGAGTGGAATGAGGAAGGGCACGTGGACACCTGAGGAAGACAAGAAGTTGGTCGCTTATGTTACTAGGTATGGTTGCTGGAATTGGCGTCTTCTCCCAAAGTTTGCAGGTCTTGAAAGGTGTGGCAAGAGTTGCAGACTTAGGTGGATGAACTACCTCAGACCCAACATCAAAAGAGGCAACTACACTCCAGAAGAAGAGGATACTATCATCACACTTCACCAAACCCTTGGCAATAG ATGGTCCCTAATTGCGGCGAATTTACCAGGAAGAACTGATAACGAGATAAAGAATCACTGGCACACTGTTCTGAAGAAGCGTATTCAAGACAAGTCGTCGTCAGGCACAGGCAAAGGTAGTAAAGCCGGAAAAGCTAAAGCTTCTTACAAagtaaagaataataataataataattatgacTCCCCAACAACACTAATGGAGCAAGATTTCAATAACATTGGTGCTAGTTGTGATGATCGCCGTCATAATAATAGCCCATTGTCTCCACAACCATCCTCTAGCGGTTTCTCTTGCGTAACAACAGATACTGAAACCGCCGCTATAAACCATGaggataataatttaattattctagagaataataataatgattacGGCGAGCTTGGTTTCTTTGATGCATATGATGAGCCAGTAAGTGCAGATTTCTGGACAGAACCATATCTGATTGACTTTTCCTATGTCCCACCCAGTAGTGAAGAATACTTTCTTAACCCTATTTGGGATATAGAATTCTGGGGCCAGAATAGCTTATACCTGGAATGA
- the LOC127744121 gene encoding uncharacterized protein LOC127744121: protein MADAPPPTPSELLRMVTELQQANQHMAEANEHMRNENQRMQQQMEQLINARIEHGNDHNERNNDDEHRTLVSETPQDEEGGGPHDSEKRAETDRDELDNSTGPFTADIMNFQLPRQFTLPATLTPYDGLGDPKQHIKKFRSIMIVNGASDPILCRCFPSFLDGPALDWFCSLPADSISRFQELAKQFEDHFAASAIYLHDSDYLTTVKQGPQESLKDYITRFTKIAMRIPDLHPEVHLHAIKSGLRPGKFQEAIAVAKPRTLAEFREKAKGQIDIEELRQARKSEKSATTKDDEKPRESRKNFKPVPRYDSYTQFNTKGDDIIKEILNSKLIKPPRKAGSYPEPKNVDKSKYCTFHQKFGHTTDECVIAKDLLERLARQGHLDKFIAGHMQKRSTSAAEPSSVATPSKDKEKVPAQPRGVINCISGGYAGGGCTSSARKRTYRAMLALADTTNNPQLTQKAPEITFSQTDYHAHDRISMTLSSSPFSWAI, encoded by the coding sequence ATGGCTGACGCACCTCCTCCCACCCCATCCGAGCTCCTTCGTATGGTGACTGAGCTTCAGCAGGCAAATCAGCACATGGCTGAGGCAAACGAGCATATGAGAAACGAAAATCAACGGATGCAACAACAGATGGAGCAATTAATCAATGCCCGCATTGAACATGGTAACGATCATAATGAGCGGAATAATGACGATGAACACCGCACACTTGTTTCGGAAACACCTCAGGATGAGGAAGGCGGCGGTCCGCATGATAGCGAAAAAAGAGCCGAAACTGATAGGGACGAGCTTGACAACTCCACAGGACCATTTACGGCGGATATCATGAATTTCCAGCTACCTAGGCAGTTTACTTTACCAGCAACGTTAACTCCTTATGATGGATTGGGAGATCCAAAGCAACACATTAAGAAATTCCGATCAATTATGATCGTTAACGGTGCATCTGATCCTATTTTATGCCgttgttttccttcttttttagaTGGCCCTGCACTTGACTGGTTTTGCTCTTTGCCTGCAGATTCTATTTCCCGATTTCAGGAACTGGCAAAGCAATTTGAGGATCACTTTGCAGCATCCGCTATTTATCTACATGACTCGGACTACTTGACGACTGTTAAACAAGGCCCTCAAGAAAGCCTGAAAGACTACATCACCCGTTTTACGAAGATAGCAATGAGGATCCCCGATCTTCATCCTGAGGTCCACCTACATGCCATCAAGAGCGGGCTCCGCCCAGGGAAATTTCAAGAAGCTATCGCGGTAGCTAAACCAAGGACTCTGGCCGAGTTCCGTGAGAAGGCCAAAGGACAGATAGACATCGAAGAACTCCGTCAAGCTCGGAAGTCAGAAAAGTCGGCAACCACCAAAGACGACGAGAAGCCCCGTGAAAGTAGAAAGAACTTCAAGCCAGTACCCCGATACGACTCATACACACAGTTCAACACCAAGGGAGACGACATTATCAAGGAAATATTAAATTCCAAGCTGATCAAACCTCCACGGAAAGCCGGGAGTTATCCAGAACCAAAAAATGTTGATAAGTCCAAGTATTGTACGTTCCATCAGAAGTTCGGTCATACAACCGATGAATGCGTGATCGCTAAAGATCTCCTTGAACGTTTGGCGAGACAGGGGCACCTTGACAAATTCATTGCAGGTCACATGCAAAAGAGATCCACTTCTGCCGCGGAACCATCCTCGGTAGCAACTCCATCAAAAGACAAGGAGAAAGTTCCTGCTCAACCCAGGGGTGTAATTAATTGCATTTCTGGGGGCTATGCAGGGGGAGGATGTACAAGCTCTGCACGCAAACGCACGTACAGAGCAATGCTCGCCCTGGCGGATACGACCAACAATCCTCAGCTGACACAAAAAGCACCTGAGATAACATTTTCCCAAACTGATTATCATGCTCATGACCGAATCTCGATGACCCTGTCGTCATCTCCATTCAGCTGGGCGATTTAA